From one Pirellulales bacterium genomic stretch:
- a CDS encoding Hpt domain-containing protein gives MGGPCEPQAAIGRLGGDLELYRELVRSFLNDSAGLLPRLRAAISAGDADALHKAAHGLKGVAATCGAVGVAEVAASLEASAVDRNLSVIGELNERLHAELAGAANLLAVYYW, from the coding sequence ATGGGCGGACCTTGCGAACCCCAGGCTGCGATCGGCCGCCTTGGGGGAGACCTTGAGCTTTACCGGGAGTTGGTGCGGAGCTTCCTCAACGACTCTGCCGGGTTGCTCCCTCGACTGCGCGCTGCCATCTCCGCAGGCGACGCTGACGCCCTCCACAAAGCGGCACATGGTTTGAAGGGAGTTGCAGCGACGTGCGGCGCAGTGGGCGTTGCCGAAGTTGCCGCCAGCCTGGAAGCGTCGGCCGTTGACCGCAACTTGAGCGTTATCGGCGAACTGAATGAACGACTGCATGCCGAGTTGGCCGGCGCGGCAAACCTGCTCGCGGTCTACTACTGGTAG
- a CDS encoding DUF883 C-terminal domain-containing protein, translating to MLRMSHRRSGSKNPAAAVSGIAETICESGRDLRDSLQQMGCKAKNMAQVGWETARGTASDFVEKGCHKAMEVSESLETRIRTRPLRAILSAAGIGFLAGMLLKRRRP from the coding sequence ATGTTGAGGATGAGTCATCGCCGTTCTGGTTCCAAAAACCCTGCGGCCGCCGTAAGCGGAATCGCTGAGACCATTTGTGAAAGCGGCCGCGACCTTCGCGACAGCTTGCAGCAGATGGGATGCAAGGCCAAGAACATGGCACAGGTCGGCTGGGAGACCGCCCGCGGTACGGCCTCCGATTTCGTCGAGAAAGGGTGCCACAAAGCGATGGAGGTGAGCGAATCCTTGGAAACTCGAATTCGCACCCGTCCCTTGCGAGCAATTCTATCCGCCGCTGGGATTGGCTTCCTCGCGGGAATGCTCTTGAAACGCCGTCGCCCGTAA
- a CDS encoding response regulator, which yields MKSNEYGRDGGCGPANRTLRVLFVEDTPAGQLVGLRLFQAQGYRVFLAANGREAVEIFDREPVDLVVMDLHMPVMDGWQAVREIRRRESERPVPIVAVSAYSNPTDPEWFHAAGINAFVAKPIDKARLLQTIAQLCWKEESPRASE from the coding sequence ATGAAATCGAACGAATACGGCCGCGATGGAGGATGTGGCCCGGCAAATCGAACGTTGCGGGTCTTATTTGTCGAGGACACTCCGGCCGGTCAGTTGGTAGGGCTGAGGCTCTTTCAAGCCCAGGGGTATCGAGTCTTTTTGGCGGCCAACGGGCGCGAAGCCGTCGAAATCTTTGATCGCGAGCCGGTCGATCTGGTCGTCATGGACCTTCACATGCCGGTCATGGACGGCTGGCAGGCCGTCCGCGAGATCCGTCGCCGCGAGAGCGAACGCCCAGTCCCCATCGTGGCGGTTAGCGCGTATTCGAACCCGACCGATCCGGAATGGTTCCACGCGGCCGGCATCAATGCCTTTGTCGCCAAACCCATCGACAAAGCGCGGCTCCTGCAGACGATCGCGCAACTTTGCTGGAAAGAAGAATCGCCCCGCGCGTCGGAATAG
- a CDS encoding sigma-54 dependent transcriptional regulator, producing MPSLLVIDDDAMVLQIFRRVFQDTDTTVFTAELGAEGLEMVKRHRPDTVILDIVLPDMSGLTMFEKLHQLDPKIPVIFITAGGASDTAIEAMKLGAFDYLLKPLDFPKVRELVARAFEIRRFMHVPVSMAEESESDELGDALIGRCPAMQEVYKAIGRVAPQNVTVLIHGESGTGKELVARAIYQHSPRSAGRFLAVNCAAIPEALLESELFGHEKGSFTGADSKRIGKFEQCSGGTLFLDEVGDMTPLVQSKVLRVLQEQRFERVGGNETIETDVRIIAATNRDLEELVGKGEFRPDLYYRLNGFSIKLPPLRGRTEDVAVLLEHFLHRFSRELGKDVCEVSPEALEMMMRYRWPGNVREFQSVLKQALLQAIGSVLLPGFLPPAVRSAAGETNGEMESRPGEIAALEDFVDERMQARSTDLYAEVSAYVERIVLTRVLRHTGANQSTAAKILGITRGSLRNKIRTLGIRIDQVVNLADQQPAKLPRSLEPVG from the coding sequence ATGCCTTCCCTCTTGGTCATTGACGACGATGCGATGGTCTTGCAGATTTTCCGCCGCGTCTTTCAAGACACCGACACAACGGTCTTCACGGCCGAGTTGGGCGCGGAAGGGCTGGAAATGGTCAAGCGGCATCGGCCCGACACGGTGATTCTCGATATCGTGCTGCCCGACATGTCTGGGCTGACGATGTTCGAGAAGCTGCACCAACTCGATCCGAAAATTCCGGTGATTTTCATCACGGCCGGCGGGGCGAGCGACACAGCGATCGAAGCGATGAAGCTGGGGGCCTTCGACTATCTGCTGAAGCCGCTGGATTTTCCCAAAGTGCGCGAGTTGGTCGCTCGTGCGTTCGAGATTCGCCGGTTCATGCACGTGCCGGTATCGATGGCCGAGGAATCCGAGTCCGACGAGCTCGGCGATGCCCTGATCGGCCGCTGCCCCGCGATGCAAGAGGTGTATAAGGCGATTGGCCGCGTCGCGCCGCAAAACGTCACGGTGTTGATTCATGGCGAAAGCGGCACGGGAAAGGAATTAGTCGCTCGGGCCATCTATCAGCACAGCCCCCGATCGGCAGGACGGTTTCTGGCCGTCAATTGCGCGGCGATTCCCGAAGCGCTGTTGGAAAGTGAATTGTTCGGTCACGAAAAGGGCTCGTTCACCGGCGCCGATTCGAAGCGGATCGGGAAGTTCGAGCAGTGCTCCGGCGGAACGCTGTTTCTCGATGAAGTCGGGGATATGACCCCGCTCGTGCAGAGCAAGGTGCTGCGCGTGCTGCAGGAGCAACGGTTCGAGCGGGTGGGAGGCAATGAAACGATTGAAACCGACGTGCGGATCATCGCCGCCACCAATCGGGACCTGGAAGAGTTGGTCGGCAAAGGTGAGTTTCGTCCCGATCTCTATTACCGTTTGAACGGCTTCAGCATCAAACTGCCGCCGCTCCGCGGGCGAACCGAGGACGTCGCCGTGCTGTTGGAGCATTTTCTGCACCGCTTCAGCCGCGAACTTGGAAAGGACGTTTGCGAGGTATCGCCTGAAGCCCTGGAAATGATGATGCGCTATCGTTGGCCGGGCAATGTGCGGGAGTTTCAAAGCGTGCTTAAGCAGGCGCTGCTTCAGGCGATTGGATCGGTGCTTCTACCGGGGTTCTTGCCACCCGCGGTGCGATCGGCCGCCGGGGAAACCAATGGCGAGATGGAATCGCGACCGGGGGAAATCGCGGCCCTCGAGGATTTCGTCGACGAGAGGATGCAGGCCCGATCGACCGACCTGTATGCCGAAGTGTCGGCATACGTCGAGCGGATCGTGCTCACCCGCGTCCTGCGACATACGGGGGCCAATCAATCGACGGCCGCCAAGATACTGGGTATTACACGGGGCAGCTTGCGCAACAAGATTCGCACTCTAGGCATTCGCATCGATCAGGTGGTCAACCTCGCCGATCAGCAGCCGGCCAAGCTGCCGCGATCTCTCGAACCCGTGGGTTGA
- a CDS encoding metallophosphoesterase, giving the protein MTCRSNIDRSEASPTSVNQSDDGVDRRGFLECMAWAGTGLIWSVSGGVLSSRVFGDEPRGAGQADFTFVQISDSHIGFKKAPNQDVAGTLDRAVAQINSAAEPPALLLHTGDLTHLAKPAEFDTCAQIVSRAKVGGAFYVPGEHDVFTDDAKLYLERYGKGTRGNGWLSFDYRGVHFAGLVNVMNLKAGGLGVLGADQIDWLKQDLAGLADSTPIVVFAHVPLWTVYPKWGWGTEDSAQALALLKRFGSVTVLNGHIHQILQKVEGNITFHSARSTAFPQPEPGKAESPGPIKDVAADKLKRMLGVTRVSYVQGRRSLAIADATLVENG; this is encoded by the coding sequence ATGACTTGCCGCTCCAATATCGATCGTAGCGAAGCCTCTCCAACTTCCGTGAATCAATCGGACGACGGTGTCGATCGCCGCGGGTTTCTCGAATGCATGGCTTGGGCCGGCACGGGATTGATTTGGAGCGTGAGCGGCGGCGTGCTGTCATCGCGCGTCTTCGGCGATGAGCCCCGCGGGGCGGGGCAGGCCGATTTCACATTCGTGCAGATCAGCGACAGCCATATCGGATTCAAGAAGGCGCCAAACCAGGATGTCGCCGGAACGCTCGATCGCGCCGTCGCGCAAATCAACTCGGCCGCTGAACCCCCCGCCCTGCTCCTGCACACAGGCGACCTTACCCATCTGGCCAAACCGGCCGAATTCGATACCTGCGCCCAAATTGTCAGCCGTGCGAAGGTGGGCGGAGCGTTTTACGTTCCGGGTGAGCACGACGTGTTCACCGACGATGCCAAGCTCTATCTCGAGCGCTACGGCAAGGGAACTCGCGGCAACGGTTGGCTTAGCTTCGATTACCGGGGAGTGCATTTCGCTGGTCTCGTCAACGTGATGAACCTCAAGGCTGGCGGGCTGGGCGTGCTTGGCGCCGACCAAATTGATTGGCTCAAGCAGGATTTGGCCGGGTTGGCCGACAGCACGCCGATCGTCGTATTCGCGCACGTGCCGCTCTGGACCGTCTATCCGAAATGGGGCTGGGGCACCGAGGACAGCGCCCAGGCGCTCGCACTCCTCAAGCGTTTCGGCTCGGTCACCGTCCTCAACGGCCACATCCATCAAATTCTGCAAAAGGTCGAAGGCAACATCACCTTCCATTCAGCCCGCTCCACCGCCTTTCCGCAACCGGAACCGGGCAAGGCGGAATCTCCCGGCCCGATCAAAGACGTTGCGGCCGACAAGCTGAAGCGGATGCTCGGCGTTACGCGTGTGAGCTATGTGCAAGGGCGACGATCTCTCGCCATCGCGGACGCGACCTTGGTTGAGAACGGCTAG
- a CDS encoding sigma-70 family RNA polymerase sigma factor has product MPVDDADLQFEMKVLPHLDAAYNLSRWLTRNDHDAEDVVQEACLRAIRFIATHRGENSRGWLLAIVRNTCCTWLQKNRPSELNRTLPVDQTNEPPSGELDPPAMAIRKADREMVQRAVEELPIEYREVIVLRELDGMSYKEVAEIVGVPLGTVMSRLSRARKRLEQSLGQRLEKEADRGM; this is encoded by the coding sequence TTGCCTGTTGATGACGCCGATCTGCAATTCGAGATGAAGGTGCTCCCGCACCTCGACGCCGCATACAATTTGTCGCGCTGGTTGACGCGCAACGACCATGATGCGGAGGACGTCGTGCAAGAGGCGTGTCTCCGCGCGATTCGGTTCATTGCGACGCATCGCGGCGAGAACAGCCGCGGCTGGCTGCTGGCGATCGTGCGAAACACTTGTTGCACATGGCTGCAAAAGAATCGGCCGAGCGAATTGAACCGTACCCTGCCGGTAGACCAGACGAACGAACCGCCGAGCGGCGAGTTGGACCCGCCGGCGATGGCAATCCGAAAGGCTGATCGGGAAATGGTCCAACGGGCGGTCGAGGAATTGCCGATCGAGTACCGCGAGGTGATCGTGCTCCGCGAATTGGATGGAATGTCGTACAAAGAAGTGGCCGAGATCGTCGGCGTGCCGTTGGGGACCGTCATGTCGCGGCTCTCCCGGGCGCGAAAGCGGTTGGAACAATCGCTCGGCCAACGTTTGGAGAAAGAGGCTGACCGTGGAATGTGA
- a CDS encoding anti-sigma factor translates to MECEETRNLIHAYLDGELDLVHSLEIDRHLESCQACADLAQRTEAVRTAVQSHAPRFAAPAELIERLRDLSSDAPSPVRVERRARPYRWEALASAAVVIAVMAVGWSLMHAAPGESATDRMAMELYSNHIRSLMPEGEHLMDVASTDKHTVKPWFAGKIDFSPRVEDLKEEGFPLTGGRLDLLDGRPVAALVYKHGPEASPHIINLFIQPLADVPAAADEPRTDSYQGYRLISWRDSAMRYWAVSDLNREELDQFVGLLKQRAADDKAAR, encoded by the coding sequence GTGGAATGTGAAGAAACCCGCAACCTGATCCATGCCTATCTCGACGGCGAATTAGACCTCGTGCACTCGCTGGAGATCGATCGGCATTTGGAGAGTTGCCAGGCCTGCGCCGACTTGGCCCAGCGGACCGAAGCGGTGCGGACCGCTGTCCAAAGCCACGCGCCGCGGTTCGCCGCGCCTGCGGAACTCATCGAGCGGCTCCGCGATTTGTCGAGTGATGCGCCGAGCCCAGTACGCGTCGAGCGTCGCGCGCGCCCATATCGCTGGGAGGCGCTCGCGTCGGCAGCCGTCGTGATTGCGGTGATGGCCGTGGGCTGGAGTCTGATGCATGCCGCCCCGGGTGAGTCCGCCACGGACCGCATGGCGATGGAGCTTTACTCCAACCACATTCGCTCGCTGATGCCGGAGGGGGAGCATTTAATGGACGTGGCCTCGACCGATAAGCACACGGTCAAGCCTTGGTTCGCCGGGAAGATCGATTTCTCGCCGCGAGTCGAGGATTTGAAGGAAGAAGGATTTCCGTTGACTGGGGGCCGTTTGGATTTGCTCGACGGCCGGCCCGTCGCGGCGTTGGTCTACAAGCATGGCCCGGAGGCGAGTCCGCACATCATCAATCTCTTCATTCAGCCGCTGGCCGACGTTCCAGCGGCTGCCGATGAACCGAGAACCGATAGTTACCAGGGCTATCGGCTCATCTCGTGGCGCGACTCGGCGATGCGATACTGGGCTGTCTCCGATCTGAATCGCGAGGAGCTGGACCAGTTCGTC